CAGAATCAGGACACCGTCCAGGCCGTTCCGATCAAGGACGGCGAGGGCGACTACGTCGAACCGTCGCTCGACACCGCGCTGTCCGGCGACTACACGCCGCTGTCGCGGCCGCTCTTCACCTACCCGAAGGTGTCGGCGCTCGCGGAGGAGCACATCGCCGAGTTCGCGCGCTTCTGGATCGAGAACGCCACCGACGAAGCGATCGTCGCCGACGAGGTCGGATACGTCCCGCTCAGCGAGGACGAACGCGACGAGATGCTCGACACGATCGACGACGCCGTCGAGGAGTCGGCCTGAGAGCCGTCGACGCCGACGCGCTCGCTCCATCAACCCGTTCGACTGAGAGATCACCCACAATATGAGTACGGACGAACTGACGACAGATATCACGAAACAGACGGAGAACTCGCCGCGAGAGCTACTGACACGGACGTTCTTCTTCCTGTGTGCCGCGCTCTCGATCGTGACGACGATCAGCATCGTCGTCCTGCTGGTGACGGAGGCGGCGAAGTTCTTCTCGCTCACGGCACCGCTCCTGGGGGTCACCGGCCCGACGGCGTCGATCGTCGACTTCCTCACCGGGACGACCTGGAACATCAACAGCGGAGAGTTCGGCGTCCTCACGCTCGTCTCGGCGACGGTGATGATCACGCTCGGCTCGGCCGTCATCGCCCTGCCGCTGGGCGTCGCCACCGCCATCTACCTCAGCGAGTACGCCAGCGAGCGCGCCCGGTCGCTGCTCAAGCCGGCGCTGGAGATCCTCGCGGGCGTCCCGACGGTCGTCTACGGCTTCTTCGCGCTCATCTACATCACGCCCGCGCTCTCCGTCGTCCTCCCGAGTATCGGGACGTTCAACATGCTGTCTGCGAGCGTCGTCGTCGGGATTATGATCATCCCGATGGTCGCCTCGATCAGCGAGGACGCGATGAGTGCGGTGCCGGACGAACTCCGGCAGGCGGGCTACGGGATGGGCGCGACGAAGTTCGACGTGGCGACGGGCGTCGTGGTTCCCGCCGCGCTCTCGGGCATCTTCTCCTCGTTCATCCTCGCGCTCTCGCGGGCGATCGGCGAGACGATGGCCGTCACGATCGCCGCCGGGTCGCGGGCGCAGTTCCTGAACCCGGTCAACCCCGCGTCGTTCCTCGAGGGCTCGCTCCCGATGACGGCTGCGATGGTCCAGTTGCTCCTCGGTGACATCACCGGCGGGGGACTGGCCTACCGCAGCCTGTTCGCCATCGGGCTCGTCCTCTTCGTCATCACGCTCGTTATGAACGTCATCAGCGACTTCGTCGCCCAGCGGTACCGGGAGGAGTACTGAGATGGCGACGAACACCGACACGGGTGAGATCGAGGGGTTCGGACAGGTCAGCCGGACCGTCGGCACCGTCTTCCGCTACCTGCTGCTGGCGGCGACGATGTTCGGCATCGTGATGCTGGCCGTCCTGCTGCTCTACGTCGCGAACGACGCGATCCGTCCGTTGACCGCGGATCCCGGCTGGTACCTCGCGTTCTTCCTCGCGCTCGTCGCACCGACGGCCCTCGTGGGCTGGACCGTCCGCCGACGCGACCGCGACGCGTTCACGTTCGGGGCGATGCTCGTGGGGCTGCTCGTCGTCTCGCTGATGTTCAGCGGCGGCGTGGCGCTCCTGGTGATCGACGTCGTCCCGCCGCTGGTCGCGCTGTCGTTCGCGATCGGCCTCGTCGTGCCCCTCGCCGCGGCGGTCGGCCTCACCCGCTACGCCCACCGGGTTTCGTTCACGGCTCGGCTCGCGGCGACGACGGCGGTCTTCTACCTCTCGCTGTTCGGCCTCCCCGGGCCGATCGGCGACGCGGTCGGCGCGCCGCGGATCGTCCCCAGCCTCGTCGACGTGATCCAGTCGATCCCCGTGATTCCGGTCGACTGGATGATGATCGCGGCCGTCGTCGGCGGCGCGGCGGCGGCGTCGACCGGCGCGTACGTCGCCGGCGTTCGCGACGCGTCGGCGGGTCTGTACGCGGCCGGCGCGGCTCTGGCGGCCGTCGTCGTCGCCGGCGTCGCCGGGCCGTTCGTCGGCCTCGGCTCGGTTCCGGCAGTCGTCGTCACGGCCGTCGCGTTCGTCCCGACGGGCGCGTACGCCTGGCGCGGGGCGTTCACCGAGGAGGGCACTCCGGCCGGCCTGGCCTTCGCCGCGACGGTCGTCGGCGGCGCGCTACTCGGTGCGTTCGCGGTCGACGCGCTCGGGTTCGCCGGCCCGCAGTCGTGGGTCGACTGGGGGTTCCTGACGAGCGCCCACAGCGGGACCGCCGAGAGCGCCGGGCTGTACCCCGCGATCGGTGGCTCGATCCTCCTGATGTCGACGGTGGCGGCGCTCTCGTTCCCGGTGGGCGTCGGCGCGGCGGTCTATCTCGAAGAGTACGCCGCCGACAACGCCCTCACGCGGTTCGTCGACGTCAACATCTCGAACCTCGCCGGCGTCCCCTCGGTGGTGTACGGGCTGCTCGGCCTCGGCGTGTTCGTGACGTACCTCGGCCGCTCCGCCGGGACGGTCCTCGTCGGGGGCGCGACGCTGGCGCTTCTGATCCTCCCGATCGTCATCATCTCCGCGCGAGAGGCGATCCGCTCGGTGCCCTCGGACATGCGGCAGGCCTCCTACGGGATGGGCGCGACGCGCTGGCAGACGGTGAAGAACGTCGTCCTTCCGGAGGCGTTCCCCGGCATCCTGACCGGGACGATCCTCGCGCTCGGGCGGGCGATCGGCGAGACCGCGCCGCTCATCATGATCGGCGCGCCGAACGTCGTGTTCAGTCTCCCGGACGCGCTCGGCGCGAAGGTCAGCGCGATGCCGCTGCAGGTGTACGCGTGGTCCAGCCTCTTCGCCAGTGAGGACTTCTACACGAAGGCGGTCCCCGCCGGTGTCGTCGTGCTCCTCGCCGTCCTCCTGGCGATGAACTCGGTCGCGATCGTACTGCGGAACAAATTCGAGCGAACACAGTGAGTCAGAACCCAATGAGCCAGAATTCAACGAGCAAACGGGAGCGGAACGAACCGGTGGAACGAGACGACTCGGCGGATCCGACCGCCGACGGGATGAACATCCAGACGGACGTCAGCGAGAGCGTCGGCGCTTCCGCCGGCGGGTCGCGGACGCGCGACACAGTCGTCCGCGCGGAGCACATCGACGTCTGGTACGACGACGACCAGGCGCTCTCGGACATCACGATGGACATCCCCGAACGAAGCGTCACCGCGATGGTCGGCCCCTCGGGGTGCGGGAAGTCGACTTTCCTCCGCTGTATCAACCGGATGAACGACCTCATCGACAGCGCCCGCGTCGAGGGCGACCTCTACCTCCGCGGGAAGAACGTCTACGACGACGACGTCGACCCCGTGGCGCTGCGCCGCCGCGTCGGGATGGTGTTCCAGAAGCCGAACCCGTTCCCGAAGAGCATCCGCGACAACGTCACGTACGGGTTGAAGATCCAGGACAAAGCGGGGGATTACGACGAGATCGTCGAGGAGTCGCTGAAGCGCGCCGCGCTCTGGGACGAGGTGAAAGACCAACTCGACGAGTCGGGACTGGAACTCTCCGGCGGCCAACAGCAGCGACTCTGCATCGCCCGCGCCATCGCGCCCGACCCGGAGGTCCTCCTGATGGACGAACCCGCCTCGGCGCTCGACCCGGTCGCGACCTCGCAGATCGAGGACCTCATCGAGGAACTCGCGGAGGACTACACGGTCGTCATCGTCACGCACAATATGCAGCAGGCCGCCCGCATCTCCGATCAGACCGCGGTCTTCCTGACCGGCGGCGAACTCGTCGAGTTCGACGACACCCAGAAGATCTTCGAGAACCCCGAGAGCCAGCGGGTCGAAGACTACATCACCGGGAAGTTCGGGTAACACACTATGCCAAGACAAGAATACCAGGAGTCCCTCTCGAACCTCCGCGACGACGTCCTCTACATGAGCGAACTCGTCGCCGAACGGCTTCGATTGGGGCTCGACGCGCTCGAACAGAAGGACCGCGACATCGCGCGAGAGGTCGTCGGCGGCGACGACGAGATCAACCAGATGTACCTCGACCTGGAGGGCGAGTGCGTCGATCTGATCGCGCTCCAGCAACCCGTCGCCTCCGACCTCCGCTTCATCGCGGCGTCGTTCAAGATCATCACCGACCTCGAACGGATCGGCGACCTCGCGGTCAACCTCGCGCAGTACGCGATGGACGCCGACCGCGACGTCTTCCCCGAGGTCGACGTGCAGCAGATCGGCGTCGAGACGCTGGATATGCTCGAATCCGCGATGGCCGCCTACGCGAACGAGGAGCCCGAGGCCTGCTACGCCGTCGCCGAGCGCGACGACGACCTCGACGCGATGTGCGAGGCCGCCAGTTCGACCGTCGTCCGGGACCTCATCGAACACGACCCGTTCGGCGAGGACGACGCCGACGCGGAGTCGTACCTGCAGGACATCTCGCGGCTCTTGCTCACGGTTCGGGACCTCGAACGCGTCGGCGACCACGCGGTCAACATCGCCGCACGCGCGTTGTATATGATCGAGGACGACGCCGAACTGCTGTACTGAGCAATCAGAGCAATTCGACGGGCAGAGCTTGAATGAACTCGGTGATCGATAGACGTCCGAACTGACCGCTAACGGGCGCTTCCGTACTGGTGCGGTTACTCAGAGGCTTTCATCCGCAATCCAACGGAACGATACGCGCGATACAGACGAAGTATCCAGATCCACGCGATACCAGACAGAATCAAGAGGATCGTTATTTGTCCGAGGGATTCGGTAACTGTGTTGGTTAGTAACTGAGCGATGAGGATCGCCGGATACAGGGCGAGAAACAGCGCGAGAACCAACCCAACCCCCTTCAGATACGTGAACAGGTTTTGATCCACTTTTTTGGATAACTCAAGATCGGTCAAGTATCTTCGGTTGGTAACGACGTCTTCTGTACTGATCGCGTCGTCACAGACAAGAATTACGACACGCCCCGTCAGAAGATATTCGCCTGTCGGTAGACGCTGATGCCCGACTCGGTGAGTTCGTAGGGCTTCGTCGCCCGCGAGTGGTTCGCGTCCCGGATCTTCTGGATCTCGATAGCGAGGCGCGTCTCCCGGAAGTCGCTCCCCCTGACGTACTGCAGAACGAACACGGCGTCGGCGAGGTACTCGACGATCCCGAACCGCGAGGTGTAGGGGTTGTCCTCGCTCGCCTCCGAGGTCAGGAGCGTCGTGATGCCGGCGTTCTTCAACGCGCGCGTGAACCCGAACACCTGGCTGCGGCGCTTCGGCGCGCTCTCGTACATCATCTCCAGAAGCGAGACGGAGTCGAGCACCAACCGGTCGGCGCCGAACTCCTCGATCAGGTCCGGCAGGTCGTTCTGGATGCTGTCGAGGCTGTTGGCCATCTCGATGGGGTCGATGTCGACGACGGCGAGTCGGTCCTCGTCGACGTAGTTCTCGAAGTCCCACCCCTTTTCGGCAGCGGTGTCGAGGATCCGGTCGTGGCTCTCCTCCAGCGTGATGTAGACCGCCGATTCGCCGTTTTCGAGGCCGTGATTCAGGAACTGGAGGCCGAACGTGGTCTTCCCCGTCCCGGCCGAGCCGACCGCGACCATCAGTGACCGGCGCGGCACGCCACCGAGAATCATATCGTCCAGCCCCCCGATCCCGACGTCGAGCCGTTCGAGATCGGAGTCGAACGCCGCCTCGTCGAACTCCTCCTCTGCGCCGCCGCCGAACGCGTCGCCCTCGAACTCGCCCCCGCCACCGAAGCCGAACGCGTCGTCGCCGGACTCCCCGCCGCCGAAGCCGAACGGGTCGTCGGGCGCGGACCCGGCGGACGACGCGCCGTTCGCTCCGTCGCCAGGCCCCGACGGCCCATCGGTGCCCGGGTCCGGAGCGTTCTCCAGCGCCGTGGCGAAATCCTGGTCGAACGGATTCTCGTCCTCGGAACCCGAGGCTGGCTCCGATTCGGTCGTCTCGTCGGAACCGAACGCGGTGTCGGCCGCGTCTGCGCCGATGTCGGGCGTCGATTCGCCGGGGGCTCCCTCGTCGGAATCGCGAGGCGCTTCGTCTGCACCGAGATGCGCTTCGTCGGTGCCAGGGCGGCCTTCGTCGGTGCCAGGGCGGCCTTCGTCGCTATCGGGCGCTGGTTCGTCGGTGCTGGAGGCGGGATCGACGTTGTCGGCGGCGGGTTCCGCTGACGACCCGACGTCTCTCGCCGTCTCGACGTCCGCCGGCGTCTCCGCGTCCGGTTCCGACTCTGGATCCGTGGGTGCCGGGTCTCCGTCTCGTTCCTCGCGCGCCTGCTCGTCGAGCCTCGAATCGTCGGACTCCGACTCCGTCGTCGCCGACTCCTCGTCGGCCGGCGCGTCGGCGTCCTCCCGCAGCGCCTGCTCGAACCAATCGTCGTCGTCACTCACGGTGGGCCACCCCACGCGACGGTGGCGCTGTACTCGACATCCGACTCGGGCGCTCTGCGCCCTGGCGGCTCCCTTCCATCGCCGTCGTTTCCACCTCGGCCGGGGTGGCTATCAATGTTGCCCGTCGGCCGCGTCGTCGAGGCCCTCTTGGGATCGAGGTCGAGCGCCGACACGTTCCGCGTCGACGACACGTGACGGAGCCCTTTTTTGACGTCGCGTCGAACCCTGCGACGGAGATGAAGGTGGCCATCGTCGCGCAGTGGGGAAACGACCGAACGACCCGCCTGGCGGGCGAGATCCGGCAGCGACTCGCTTCGGAGGGCGTCACGGTGTGGGTCGACGCGGCGACGGCCGCCGAACTGGACGTTGCGGGACGCGAAATCGACGAGTTCGACGCGGCCGACCTCGTGGTGAGCATCGGCGGCGACGGGACGTTCCTCTTCGCCGCCCACGGCGCGGGAACCACGCCGATCCTCGGGGTCAACCTCGGTGAAGTCGGCTTTCTCAACGCGGTCTCCCCAGACGACGCCGTCGACGCGGTCCTGACGGAGGTCCGACGCTTCCGGGCCGACGGGGAACTCCCAACGCGGTCGATGCCCCGACTCGCGGCGAGCGGCGAAGGGTGGACGTTACCGCCCGCCGTCAACGAGATCGTCGTGCAGGGGCCGCGCCGCGGCCACGGCGGCGGCGCGTCGGTCGAGGTGTCGATCGACGGCTCCCGGTACGCCGACTGCCACGCCGACGGCGTGCTCGTCTCGACGCCGACGGGCAGCACCGCGTACAACCTCAGCGAGGACGGGCCGCTGATTCATCCGGGCGTCTCGGGCATCGTCGTCACCGGGATGGCCGCCGCGGGCGGGAGGCCGCCGCTCGTCGTCGACCGCGACGCGACCGTCACGGTCACGGTCTCGGACGCCGAGGACGCGGTCGTCGTCGTCGACGGCCGGATCCGCGAACGGGTCGAGACCCCCGCGGCGGTCACCGTCGAGACGGCAGATCGACCGGTTCGGATGGCCGGGCCGACCGCCGACTTCTTCGAGGCGCTCGGAAAGCTAGAGTGACGTGAGAGTCCGACGGCCGCTGGACGGACTGGCAACTACTTGTACGGATTTCACAATACGCGTCCGAGACTGGACGTGGAACGGTGACGATCCAGCAGCCGACCGGATAGCAATCCACATTAACCCCGAAGCCGAATCGCTCGAATATGACTCAGTCGTACGTGATCATCGGCGACGGTGTCGCCGGCAGTTCCGCCGCCGAGACCCTCCGCGAGGAGGAGCCCGACGCCGATATTACCGTCATCACGGACGAGGGTGAGGCCCTCTACAATCGGATCCTGATCAAGGAGTTCGCCAAGGGGAAGCTCCCGGAGGCGCCGATCTCGATCCACGACGAATCGTGGTACCAGGAGAGAGAGATCGATCTCGAACTCAACACGCTCGTGGTCGACATCGACGTCGACGAGCACACGATCGAGACGCACGAGGGCGACGTGGTCTCGTGGGACAAACTGCTCCTCGCGATGGGTGGCACGCCGACACAGCTCCCGGTCGATAACTCCGACGCTGAGGGAGTCCACCACTTCTGGACGTTCCAGGACGCGCGCGCGATCAAGTCCCATATCGAGGAGGCGGACAGCTCCGTCGTCGTCGGCGCGGGCCTGCTCGGCATCGACCTCGCCGCCATCACGGCGGCACAGGACGTCGAGGGCAAATACCTGATGCGCGGCGACTGCTGGTGGCGCTACGCGCTCTCCGAGGAGGGCGCGGAGATCATCCACGAGGCCCTGCGCGAACGCGACGTCGAGCCGGTGTTCCAGTCCGGCGTCGACCACTTCGAGACCGACGGCGACGGCCGCGTGACGACCGCCGTCGACCCCAACGGCGACGAGTACGACGCCGACTTCGTCGGCATCGCGATCGGGCTGAACTTCAACACCGAAATCCTGCAGGACACGCCGATCGAGACCGACACCGGGATCGTCGTCGACGAGTACATGCGGACGAACCACGAGGACGTCTTCGCCGCGGGCGACATCACGGAGTTCGAGGACCTCATCCTCGGCGAGCGCGCGCAGAACGGCGCGTGGGGATCGGCCAAGGAGCAGGGGTCGATCGCGGCGCAGAACATGGTCGACTACGGCTCCGAGCCGTTCGAGTGGGTCTCCTCGTACTCGATCACGCACTTCGACTTCCCGTTCCTCTCCTTCGGCCATCCGACGCTCGGCGACGACGAGGCCGAGGCAAAGTACTCCGACACCGAGTGGCGGCGGCTGGCGTTTAAAGACGGCCGCATCGTCGGCGGCGTCCTCATCGGCGACCTCTCCCCGCAGACGAAGTTCAAGCAGCTGATGCGCGAACAGCGCGTCGTCGCCGATCAGAAGGACGTCCTGATGCAGGAGACCTTCGAACTCGACGAACTCGACCTCGAAGAGACGCCGGCGGAGTGAGACGGACGCCGTTCGCCGGGTGACCGCGGGTTTCTTTCTCCCCCCTTCACTGAGACCTCGACGGGACAGCGATTGTGGCGCCTGTGCGTCGGTCCGACAGCGCTCGGCACGGATAACACCCTGTGCCGAAGTGACACTATGACATCGGGAGATCCGCCGACGGGCGAGTGAGCGTTCGAAGCGGGTGAGAACCGGCAAAGATTGGTTATGCGATGGCCGCGAATCGGTCCTTGATAGATGGTCAACTACTACGACAAGATTCTCCTCGTCATCCCCGCAGCGATCCTGCTGGGTGCGCTCGCGAGCGTCCACGAGGCGGTAGCGCTCTACCAAGGGCTCGGCATCGGGAGCCTGGCAGCGACGGCGTTTCTCTTCGACGCGCTGTTTCGGAACCCGCCGACCGAGCCGACGGTATCCCACGCCGGGGCCGCACTGAGCGTCGGCCTGAGTTGGCTGTGTACGATTTGGTTGGTCCTCTGAGTGCGTCGTCATCGGTTTGCGGCGCCGATTCGGTCCCCCGATTCGCCCAAATCTTTATGATCTTTCTTGTTGTTTGGTACCGTATGTCAAGATCCGTTCGAACGCGAGGGGATACCAGCGTCGGCCGCGTCGTCGTCGAGTGCGATCCGGCCGAGGTCGACTCGGGCGATCGAGTCCGGGACCTCGATCAACTGTCGCCGTCGGAGCGCCGCAGTTTCCTCGACGCGGTCGACGGGACCACGCGGCTGATCGATGCCCCGGGGCTGGCGGCCGGCGACGTCGTTCGCTTCACCGAATACTACCGCGTCGTGTGATACGGAGTACTCTCGTTCCTCCCGATCGCGGGCAGCGGTGCCGTGCGCGACCGATGCAGTTTTCGGCGGGTAGGCGATAGAGTCGGGTATGAGCGACGACCCCTCGTCCCCGAGCGGCCCCGGCGGCGACGCCGATATGACGCTGGCGTTCGAGTTGGCGGCGCTGCAGGCGCTGGCGGATCCGAACGCGGTCTTCAACGACGCGCGGCAGTGGACCGAATACGTCGGCGTCGTGAGCGAGAAACCGACCTACGTCGTCACCAACTTCACGCGGAAACACCGGGTCAGACAGGACTTCTTCTCGGGCCCTCGCG
This portion of the Halobellus litoreus genome encodes:
- the pstC gene encoding phosphate ABC transporter permease subunit PstC, with the translated sequence MSTDELTTDITKQTENSPRELLTRTFFFLCAALSIVTTISIVVLLVTEAAKFFSLTAPLLGVTGPTASIVDFLTGTTWNINSGEFGVLTLVSATVMITLGSAVIALPLGVATAIYLSEYASERARSLLKPALEILAGVPTVVYGFFALIYITPALSVVLPSIGTFNMLSASVVVGIMIIPMVASISEDAMSAVPDELRQAGYGMGATKFDVATGVVVPAALSGIFSSFILALSRAIGETMAVTIAAGSRAQFLNPVNPASFLEGSLPMTAAMVQLLLGDITGGGLAYRSLFAIGLVLFVITLVMNVISDFVAQRYREEY
- the pstA gene encoding phosphate ABC transporter permease PstA — encoded protein: MATNTDTGEIEGFGQVSRTVGTVFRYLLLAATMFGIVMLAVLLLYVANDAIRPLTADPGWYLAFFLALVAPTALVGWTVRRRDRDAFTFGAMLVGLLVVSLMFSGGVALLVIDVVPPLVALSFAIGLVVPLAAAVGLTRYAHRVSFTARLAATTAVFYLSLFGLPGPIGDAVGAPRIVPSLVDVIQSIPVIPVDWMMIAAVVGGAAAASTGAYVAGVRDASAGLYAAGAALAAVVVAGVAGPFVGLGSVPAVVVTAVAFVPTGAYAWRGAFTEEGTPAGLAFAATVVGGALLGAFAVDALGFAGPQSWVDWGFLTSAHSGTAESAGLYPAIGGSILLMSTVAALSFPVGVGAAVYLEEYAADNALTRFVDVNISNLAGVPSVVYGLLGLGVFVTYLGRSAGTVLVGGATLALLILPIVIISAREAIRSVPSDMRQASYGMGATRWQTVKNVVLPEAFPGILTGTILALGRAIGETAPLIMIGAPNVVFSLPDALGAKVSAMPLQVYAWSSLFASEDFYTKAVPAGVVVLLAVLLAMNSVAIVLRNKFERTQ
- the pstB gene encoding phosphate ABC transporter ATP-binding protein PstB, giving the protein MNIQTDVSESVGASAGGSRTRDTVVRAEHIDVWYDDDQALSDITMDIPERSVTAMVGPSGCGKSTFLRCINRMNDLIDSARVEGDLYLRGKNVYDDDVDPVALRRRVGMVFQKPNPFPKSIRDNVTYGLKIQDKAGDYDEIVEESLKRAALWDEVKDQLDESGLELSGGQQQRLCIARAIAPDPEVLLMDEPASALDPVATSQIEDLIEELAEDYTVVIVTHNMQQAARISDQTAVFLTGGELVEFDDTQKIFENPESQRVEDYITGKFG
- the phoU gene encoding phosphate signaling complex protein PhoU; this encodes MPRQEYQESLSNLRDDVLYMSELVAERLRLGLDALEQKDRDIAREVVGGDDEINQMYLDLEGECVDLIALQQPVASDLRFIAASFKIITDLERIGDLAVNLAQYAMDADRDVFPEVDVQQIGVETLDMLESAMAAYANEEPEACYAVAERDDDLDAMCEAASSTVVRDLIEHDPFGEDDADAESYLQDISRLLLTVRDLERVGDHAVNIAARALYMIEDDAELLY
- a CDS encoding KaiC domain-containing protein: MSDDDDWFEQALREDADAPADEESATTESESDDSRLDEQAREERDGDPAPTDPESEPDAETPADVETARDVGSSAEPAADNVDPASSTDEPAPDSDEGRPGTDEGRPGTDEAHLGADEAPRDSDEGAPGESTPDIGADAADTAFGSDETTESEPASGSEDENPFDQDFATALENAPDPGTDGPSGPGDGANGASSAGSAPDDPFGFGGGESGDDAFGFGGGGEFEGDAFGGGAEEEFDEAAFDSDLERLDVGIGGLDDMILGGVPRRSLMVAVGSAGTGKTTFGLQFLNHGLENGESAVYITLEESHDRILDTAAEKGWDFENYVDEDRLAVVDIDPIEMANSLDSIQNDLPDLIEEFGADRLVLDSVSLLEMMYESAPKRRSQVFGFTRALKNAGITTLLTSEASEDNPYTSRFGIVEYLADAVFVLQYVRGSDFRETRLAIEIQKIRDANHSRATKPYELTESGISVYRQANIF
- a CDS encoding NAD(+)/NADH kinase; translated protein: MKVAIVAQWGNDRTTRLAGEIRQRLASEGVTVWVDAATAAELDVAGREIDEFDAADLVVSIGGDGTFLFAAHGAGTTPILGVNLGEVGFLNAVSPDDAVDAVLTEVRRFRADGELPTRSMPRLAASGEGWTLPPAVNEIVVQGPRRGHGGGASVEVSIDGSRYADCHADGVLVSTPTGSTAYNLSEDGPLIHPGVSGIVVTGMAAAGGRPPLVVDRDATVTVTVSDAEDAVVVVDGRIRERVETPAAVTVETADRPVRMAGPTADFFEALGKLE
- a CDS encoding NAD(P)/FAD-dependent oxidoreductase, which produces MTQSYVIIGDGVAGSSAAETLREEEPDADITVITDEGEALYNRILIKEFAKGKLPEAPISIHDESWYQEREIDLELNTLVVDIDVDEHTIETHEGDVVSWDKLLLAMGGTPTQLPVDNSDAEGVHHFWTFQDARAIKSHIEEADSSVVVGAGLLGIDLAAITAAQDVEGKYLMRGDCWWRYALSEEGAEIIHEALRERDVEPVFQSGVDHFETDGDGRVTTAVDPNGDEYDADFVGIAIGLNFNTEILQDTPIETDTGIVVDEYMRTNHEDVFAAGDITEFEDLILGERAQNGAWGSAKEQGSIAAQNMVDYGSEPFEWVSSYSITHFDFPFLSFGHPTLGDDEAEAKYSDTEWRRLAFKDGRIVGGVLIGDLSPQTKFKQLMREQRVVADQKDVLMQETFELDELDLEETPAE
- a CDS encoding DUF7124 domain-containing protein, which encodes MSDDPSSPSGPGGDADMTLAFELAALQALADPNAVFNDARQWTEYVGVVSEKPTYVVTNFTRKHRVRQDFFSGPRGVEESLKNVKAQFDTDRHVFVGTSEADAELAAAADWEYLPLEQAAEAAGWTLAGDAETEDHFESSGRDDWP